A stretch of Nonomuraea africana DNA encodes these proteins:
- a CDS encoding DNA polymerase beta superfamily protein, with product MSDDLILSVIVGSRAYGLDTPGSDTDRRGVFVVPTEAFWRLDKPPTHRDGPLPEQFSWEVERFCSLALDANPTVLETLWSPLVEHATPTGSRLLALREAFVSQLAHRTFARYADAQFRRLDPAAPKWKQAMHMIRLLLSGIHLVEHGCPLVDVSERRERLLAVRQGLVPWEELQRWRAALMDTFEAALSRSALPVAPDRDKVEEFLIEVRRANL from the coding sequence GTGAGCGACGACCTGATCCTGTCGGTGATCGTCGGGTCACGGGCCTACGGCCTGGACACCCCCGGCTCCGACACCGACCGGCGGGGCGTGTTCGTGGTGCCCACCGAGGCGTTCTGGCGGCTGGACAAGCCGCCCACGCATCGCGACGGACCGCTGCCCGAGCAGTTCTCGTGGGAGGTGGAGCGCTTCTGCTCGCTGGCCCTCGACGCCAACCCGACCGTGCTGGAGACGCTGTGGTCGCCGCTGGTCGAGCACGCCACGCCGACCGGGTCGCGGCTGCTCGCCCTGCGCGAGGCGTTCGTGTCGCAGCTGGCGCACCGCACGTTCGCCCGTTACGCCGACGCCCAGTTCCGCCGCCTGGATCCGGCCGCGCCCAAGTGGAAGCAGGCCATGCACATGATCAGGCTGCTGCTCAGCGGCATCCACCTGGTCGAGCACGGCTGCCCGCTGGTCGACGTGAGCGAGCGGCGCGAGCGGCTGCTGGCCGTACGGCAGGGGCTGGTGCCGTGGGAGGAGCTGCAGCGGTGGCGGGCCGCGCTGATGGACACCTTCGAGGCGGCGCTCTCCCGCAGCGCGCTTCCTGTGGCACCCGACCGCGACAAGGTGGAGGAGTTCCTCATCGAGGTGCGAAGGGCGAACCTGTGA
- a CDS encoding VOC family protein — translation MARLKDVVFDCRHPASLARFWAAVLDGYRVAPYDGTEPFDPEDDPTVLVEGGSPRLWLQLVPEGKVVKNRVHLDVRCDDLEAESRRLTALGARVVEYVEDWIVMADPEGNEFCLQGP, via the coding sequence ATGGCCAGGCTCAAGGACGTCGTGTTCGACTGCCGTCACCCCGCCTCGCTCGCCAGGTTCTGGGCGGCGGTCCTCGACGGCTACCGCGTCGCGCCCTACGACGGCACCGAGCCCTTCGACCCCGAGGACGACCCCACGGTGCTGGTCGAGGGCGGCTCGCCGAGACTGTGGCTCCAGCTCGTCCCCGAGGGCAAGGTCGTCAAGAACCGGGTCCACCTCGACGTCCGCTGCGACGACCTCGAGGCGGAGTCGCGGCGGCTGACGGCGCTGGGCGCCCGCGTCGTCGAGTACGTCGAGGACTGGATCGTGATGGCCGACCCCGAGGGCAACGAGTTCTGCCTCCAGGGCCCCTGA